The sequence below is a genomic window from Clostridium putrefaciens.
ATTTATTTATAGTTATTATAAAATCTATTTTATAAGAGGGGGACGATTTAGTGAAAAAAGAGTTTAGAAAGAGCATGTCGAAATTTTTAACCATTGCATTTTCATTATCATTAGTTTTTAGTAGTTCCAGTAAAGTAGGGGCACAGACTCAAGAAAATATGGCTTTGAGTAGGGAAAAGATAGCAAGTATGCAAAGCCAACTAAGAGAACTTGAAGCTGAGGATAAAAGGAAGATAGAATTACATGAAGAAGACCCCGAGGAAGTTATAAGAATTATAGTAGAACTAGATGAAAAGCCTGCAGCTGAGAGAATGCCACAAGGTATTGCTGCATCAAGCGAGGTTATTAATGAAGTAAAAGAGTCTCAAAAAGAAACTAAAGATGAAGCAGAAAAGCTTGAGGGGGCAGAACTAAGACATAGTTATGGAAATCTTGTTAATGGATTTAGTATGGATGTTAAACGTAAAGAAGTAGAAGAATTAAAAGAATTAGATGGTGTAAAGAGTGTAAAAGAAGCAAATCGTTATGAACCACAAATAAATTATGCTAAGGGGTTAACACAGGCTTTTGATGCATGGACAAAATATAACATAAAAGGGCAAGGCATGTTGGTGTCGATAATTGATACAGGAATTGATAATACTCATAAAGATTTAAAGAATCCAAAAGATAGTTCTAAATTAAAATTAAACAAAAAAAAGGCAGAAGAAATAAAAAATAATAATATATTAAAGGCTGAAAAAGGTACTGAGACGTATTTCAGTGAAAAGATACCTTTTGGATATAATTACGCAGATAAAGACAGTAATATAATAGATGAAAGATCCGATGGGGGCCATGGTATGCATGTGGCTGGAATTGTAGGTGCAGATGGTAACGAAGCAGAGATAAAACTTGGACAAGCAGTTCAAGGAGTTGCACCTGAGACACAATTACTTGCCATGAAAGCTTTCTCTAATGGACCTGGAGGTAAATATGCATTTAGTGATGATATAGTTGCGGCCATAGAAGATTCAGCTACATTGGGAGCTGATGTAATTAACATGAGTTTAGGGTCTGTATCAGGGTTCCAAGATGATGATGATGCAGAGCAAAGGGCTATAAAAAATGCTACAGAAAAAGGGGTAATGGTAGTCGTTTCAGCTGGTAACTCTAGTTACTCTACAGCACCACATAGAGATAAAAATATGAAAGATATATCTACAGTTGGTGCACCAGCTTTAGCAAAAGATGCATTAATGGTTGCAAACTTTCAAAATCAAAATCTTACATCTTATGCTACATCATTTTTAGATTCAAATGGAAAAGAATTTTCAAAAACAGCTTATAGTGAGCATACTTTTAAATTTGAAAGTAATAAGGAGTTAAGTCTTGTAAGTTGTGGAGTTGGAAAACCAGAAGATTTTCTAGGAAAAGAATTAAAAGATAAAGTTGCACTGATAGAAAGAGGAGGTTTAGACTTTACAAAAAAGATAATTAATGCTCAAAAGGCAGGAGCATGTGGAGTAGTAATGTTTAATACTAGTGCGGGTGGAGAGGCTTTAATTAATATGGCTACTGAAGGAAGTATAACTATACCTGCCATATTTGTTGGGAATAAAGCAGGAGCAGAAGCAACTAAAAGATTGAATAATAAAGAAGATGTTAAATTTAAATTCACAGGAGATACAATAAGTGGAGAAAATCCTAATACAGGAGACTACGATGATAGTACATCTTGGGGTACAGCTCCAAACTTAGATTTTAAACCTCAAATCGCTGGACCAGGAGGAAATATATTTTCCACAGTTAATAACAATAGATATGAAACCATGAGTGGTACATCAATGTCAGCACCACATGTATCAGGAGGTATGGCATTAATATTAGAAGCTATAAAAGAATATAATAAAGAACTTAAAGGAAGAGAATTGGTAGATTATTCAAAGAATGTTGCTATGAACACATCAGTAGTTAAAAATGATAAGAGTGGAGTTCCTTTTTCACCAAGAAGACAAGGATCAGGATTAATTCAAATATCAGATGCTATAAAAAATAAAGTTACTGCTACCTATAATGGAGTTGGGTCAGTAGCATTAAAAGAGATACAAGGCAAAAGTGTTAGTTTTAATATTGATTTAAATAATCATGGTGATAAGGATGTTACTTATTCTTTAGATAAGATAGGTGGAGTGTTATCTCAAGAAGATAAGGATACTAATGGAGAAATGGCTAGAGATATAATACTTTCAAAAGATGATGCAGATATAACCTTTGATAAAAAAGAGGTTACAGTTAAAGCAAATGGTACTGAAAAGGTTAATGTAACTATAAGTATAGGTGATAATCTAAGTACAGAAAGATTTTTGGAAGGGTATTTACAATTAAAACCAAGTGATGTAGAACAATCTTCATTAGTTGTACCTTACATGGGATACTATGGAGATTGGGCTAAAGAGAGAATCATAAATTACGGAGACTGGGAAGAATCAGACAGTTTAATGTCAAAAATAGATAAGTCGGCTCTAAAAGGTCTTATGGCTACCTATAAAGGTGGTAAGGTGAATATATTAGGTGAGGATCCAGAGGACTTCGCAATATCCCCTAATGGTGATAATTACTGTGAAGAAGTTATACCATATTTATATTTCCTTAGAAATGCAAAGAAAGTTGTAAGTGAAATAGAAGATGAAAAGGGAAATGTAGTAGTTAAAGCAGGGGAGATGGATCACGTAAGGAAACAAGTTTATAATGCTCCTAATAACTCAGGTAAATCACCGTCACTTAGAAATGATTTATCTTGGAATGGAATGGTCTATAACAAATCTAAAGGTGAGAATGAGGTTGCTAAAGAGGGTATATATAAATTATCAATAAAGTCCTATGTAGATTTAGATAATAAAGAACCACAAAAGTTTGAAGTGCCAATTAAAGTTGATATAACAGCACCGGAAATTAAAGTTATATCATATGAAATAGAGGGAGAAGACTTAGTGATTAAATGGAATGCAAAAGATAACTTAGCAGGTATTTTAAATAGCGCTATATTTATAGGTGATGATATTAAAAAAGATTCTAAGATAATTGATGAAGGTAAAGACTTGTATTCTGTAAAACTTAATGCTAAGGAAGTTAAAGATAAACAAGTATCTATAGTAGTTATGGATAAAGCTTATAATCTAGCAGCTGTTGATGCAGTTGTAGAGAAAATAGAAGAATCTATAATAGAATTTAATGATAAGGACTTTACAGGTGGCAGTATGGATGCATCAGAAAAGTCATTGAATAAAGAAGGTATGTTAGAAATAAGTGGTAAAGTATCATATCCAGTTAAATCCTTTAAAATTGACGATAAAGATGTAGAGGTAAATAAAGACTTAACATTTAACTTCTTAATGGATAGTAAGGAGCTTAAACAAGGAATAAATTATATACACGTTTATGCAAAAGGGATGGATGGAAACTTAGCTAAAGTTAAACAATCAGATGGATCAGCAACACCTGCAAGTAATTATGCAGTGAAAATATACTTTGATTCAGAGGCCCCAATAGTTAATTTAACATCACCTTTTAGTGATGGAAAAGGAAACATTTTCATTAACTCAGAAGAACTTACATTAAAAGGAATTGTTTCTGATAGTGGAATGGGTTATAAGTTTTATATTAATGAAGAAATTCAAAAACAAGTACAAGCTGAAGTAAACTATGGTTATGAATATACAGCTTACGAGTTTAATAAGAAGGTTCAAGTAGAAAATGGCGATATAATGACATTAAAGGCCGTGGATTTATCTGGACATACTACTATTGTTAAATATAAAGTTAATATAGACAAAGAAAAGCCTGTAATAACTATAGATGGAGTAGAAAATGGAAGAGCATATAATGAAAATATTAAAGCAGAAATAAAAATGAATAAAGAAGGAACTATAAAATCAACACTGAATGGAAAAGAATATAATAACGAAGAAATATCACAAGAAGGAAACTATGAATTAATAGTTACAGCTACTGATAATTCTGGGAATGAAGTTGAATCTATAATTAAGTTCTCCATAGATAAAACAGCACCAGTTATAGAGGTTAAAGGTGTTGAGGATGGTAAGACTTACAATATGTCTGTTATGCCTAAGATAACATCAGATGATAAAGATGCAACAATTAAATATGTCTTAGATGGTAAGGAATATGATGGAATAGAACCAATACACAGTAATGGTGAGCATAAGTTAGAAATAGAAGTAAAAGATTTAGCAGGAAATATATCTAAGAGTAGCGTGAAATTTGAAATAGGTACTATTATTAATAAAGGTGATGATCAAGTTTTAGTTATTCAAGATAGATTACAGTATTCAGATGGAAATGTAGTCGAATTTATACTAAAGGATACAAGTACAATATCAAAAGAAGTCTTTGAAGCTGTAAAGGGTGGAGACAAGGTAATGGTATTTAAATTGGACGCTAAAGATGCTAAAATTAAATGGCAATTTGATACAAAGGATATTGCATCTATAGACAAAGATTTAGATATAAGTTTAAATGAAATTAGCCCTAATAAAGATTCTATATTTGCACTAGATGAAAAAGCTCAAATTATATCATTTAAGCACAATGGAAAGTTACCTTGCTTAACAAAGGTGACAATGATTATAGATAAAGAAAAAGTAGATTTAACAAAAGATGTGTATGCTTATTATTTCAATGAAACTACAAATAAAGCAGAACTACATGCGGAAGATTTAAAAGCATTTAACAAAGATAATGAAGGTTATCTAGAATTAAACTTAGAACATTGTAGCGACTACTTCTTATCAAATTTAGATTCAAAAACTATTATTAAGACAGAAGTAGAAAAAGACAAAGACAATGATAAGGACAAAGATAAAGACAAAGACAAAGACAAAGATATAGATATAGATAAAGACAAAGATATAGATAAAGACAAAGATAAGGATATAGGAGGTACCAA
It includes:
- a CDS encoding S8 family serine peptidase; its protein translation is MKKEFRKSMSKFLTIAFSLSLVFSSSSKVGAQTQENMALSREKIASMQSQLRELEAEDKRKIELHEEDPEEVIRIIVELDEKPAAERMPQGIAASSEVINEVKESQKETKDEAEKLEGAELRHSYGNLVNGFSMDVKRKEVEELKELDGVKSVKEANRYEPQINYAKGLTQAFDAWTKYNIKGQGMLVSIIDTGIDNTHKDLKNPKDSSKLKLNKKKAEEIKNNNILKAEKGTETYFSEKIPFGYNYADKDSNIIDERSDGGHGMHVAGIVGADGNEAEIKLGQAVQGVAPETQLLAMKAFSNGPGGKYAFSDDIVAAIEDSATLGADVINMSLGSVSGFQDDDDAEQRAIKNATEKGVMVVVSAGNSSYSTAPHRDKNMKDISTVGAPALAKDALMVANFQNQNLTSYATSFLDSNGKEFSKTAYSEHTFKFESNKELSLVSCGVGKPEDFLGKELKDKVALIERGGLDFTKKIINAQKAGACGVVMFNTSAGGEALINMATEGSITIPAIFVGNKAGAEATKRLNNKEDVKFKFTGDTISGENPNTGDYDDSTSWGTAPNLDFKPQIAGPGGNIFSTVNNNRYETMSGTSMSAPHVSGGMALILEAIKEYNKELKGRELVDYSKNVAMNTSVVKNDKSGVPFSPRRQGSGLIQISDAIKNKVTATYNGVGSVALKEIQGKSVSFNIDLNNHGDKDVTYSLDKIGGVLSQEDKDTNGEMARDIILSKDDADITFDKKEVTVKANGTEKVNVTISIGDNLSTERFLEGYLQLKPSDVEQSSLVVPYMGYYGDWAKERIINYGDWEESDSLMSKIDKSALKGLMATYKGGKVNILGEDPEDFAISPNGDNYCEEVIPYLYFLRNAKKVVSEIEDEKGNVVVKAGEMDHVRKQVYNAPNNSGKSPSLRNDLSWNGMVYNKSKGENEVAKEGIYKLSIKSYVDLDNKEPQKFEVPIKVDITAPEIKVISYEIEGEDLVIKWNAKDNLAGILNSAIFIGDDIKKDSKIIDEGKDLYSVKLNAKEVKDKQVSIVVMDKAYNLAAVDAVVEKIEESIIEFNDKDFTGGSMDASEKSLNKEGMLEISGKVSYPVKSFKIDDKDVEVNKDLTFNFLMDSKELKQGINYIHVYAKGMDGNLAKVKQSDGSATPASNYAVKIYFDSEAPIVNLTSPFSDGKGNIFINSEELTLKGIVSDSGMGYKFYINEEIQKQVQAEVNYGYEYTAYEFNKKVQVENGDIMTLKAVDLSGHTTIVKYKVNIDKEKPVITIDGVENGRAYNENIKAEIKMNKEGTIKSTLNGKEYNNEEISQEGNYELIVTATDNSGNEVESIIKFSIDKTAPVIEVKGVEDGKTYNMSVMPKITSDDKDATIKYVLDGKEYDGIEPIHSNGEHKLEIEVKDLAGNISKSSVKFEIGTIINKGDDQVLVIQDRLQYSDGNVVEFILKDTSTISKEVFEAVKGGDKVMVFKLDAKDAKIKWQFDTKDIASIDKDLDISLNEISPNKDSIFALDEKAQIISFKHNGKLPCLTKVTMIIDKEKVDLTKDVYAYYFNETTNKAELHAEDLKAFNKDNEGYLELNLEHCSDYFLSNLDSKTIIKTEVEKDKDNDKDKDKDKDKDKDIDIDKDKDIDKDKDKDIGGTNNNNTPKENKGDSKENKNSKSKLVKTGSMVNTSSMMSFGTLLCGLGYVMSKKGKKNK